The following nucleotide sequence is from Candidatus Effluviviaceae Genus V sp..
CTATGTCATCCAGGAGGGCGGGCTCTTTCCCCACCTGACGGCTCGGGGGAACGTCACGCTCGCCGCGGAAACCTGGGGCTGGCGGCGGAAGCGGATGGACGAGAGGGTCGAAGAGCTCTGTGCGCTGACCCACATGCCCGCCCAGCTGATGTCTCGGTATCCCATCCAGCTCTCCGGCGGGCAGCGGCAGCGCGTCAGCCTCATGCGGGCGCTCATGCTGGATCCCGAGCTGCTCCTGCTGGACGAGCCGCTGGGGGCGCTCGATCCCATGATCAGGGCCGACCTCCAGACCGACCTCCGCGAGATCTTCACTGACCTCGGGAAGACGGTCGTCATGGTCACCCACGACATGGGGGAAGCCGCCTTCTTCGGCGACTCGATCGTCATCATGCGCGACGGGCGCATCGTTCAGTCGGGCACGCTCGAGGATCTCGTTGAGCGGCCGGACGACCCGTTCGTCACGAGATTCATCAGCGCGCAGCGGAGCCCGCTCGAGGAGGTGTCGCGATGAGACGCCTCCTGCTCGCATTCGTCGCAACTT
It contains:
- a CDS encoding ATP-binding cassette domain-containing protein — protein: MLRLTGISKRFGGQTALRELSLEFPTNTTTVLIGPSGCGKSTLLRIIVGLVPPDSGEVELDGRVLHPEKMLEERRSIGYVIQEGGLFPHLTARGNVTLAAETWGWRRKRMDERVEELCALTHMPAQLMSRYPIQLSGGQRQRVSLMRALMLDPELLLLDEPLGALDPMIRADLQTDLREIFTDLGKTVVMVTHDMGEAAFFGDSIVIMRDGRIVQSGTLEDLVERPDDPFVTRFISAQRSPLEEVSR